A DNA window from Ficedula albicollis isolate OC2 chromosome 1, FicAlb1.5, whole genome shotgun sequence contains the following coding sequences:
- the AKAP17A gene encoding LOW QUALITY PROTEIN: A-kinase anchor protein 17A (The sequence of the model RefSeq protein was modified relative to this genomic sequence to represent the inferred CDS: substituted 1 base at 1 genomic stop codon): MAAATIVHDTSEAVELCAPCGLYLKPITKMTISVALPQLKQPGKSISNWEVMERLKGMVQTHQFSTLRISKSTMDFIRFEGEVENKSLVKSFLACLDGKTIKLSGFSDILKVRAAEYKIDFPTRHDWDSFFRDAKDMNETLPGERPDTIHLEGLPCKWFAAKETGSEKPSEEVLIKVFQKFGEIRNVDIPMLDPYREEMTGRNFHTFSFGGHLNFEAYVQYREYAGFIEAMNALRGMKLMYKGDDGKAVACNIKVSFDSTKHLSDASIKKRQLERQKLQELEKQREEQKRKEKEAEEKQKEEERKQRELEEYERERKREEKLRKREQKQKDREVRRNKKQLEKLQAEEQRKLQEKIKLEERKLLLAQRNLQSIRLIAELLSRAKTVKLLEQEQNEEKICLQQLEEKRRLQEAELKRVEEEKERALGLQRKEKELREKLLNNLLSKKMDAANQNKEEPETSQTDVLKSPSAVPHTVSSSCITSTSGQAVAGKLPPGSQTEVASPESVNTQCKYLNGSINDKVHVKEGQNLHATNSERCSDKRDSGVLPCVPANNQDQKSLSGYDQSTCKKDKHCEQDKRGAETRRRKSRSCSSINSEESKGRRESSRHRRDASYRDERHRKDRRSHRHSSRSYSPRRSRSPRRRSASPRRSRYRRTRSRERRRDRRERSRSRRSVSRRRRHRRXSLSEQRSAWSGYCSPWLL; encoded by the exons atgGCTGCTGCAACAATAGTTCATGATACATCAGAAGCTGtagagctctgtgctccctgtgggTTATACCTTAAACCCATTACAAAAATGACCATCAGTGTGGCACTTCCTCAGCTGAAGCAACCAGGAAAATCCATTTCGAACTGGGAAGTGATGGAAAGATTGAAGGGGATGGTGCAAACTCACCAGTTTTCCACTCTGCGGATTTCTAAAAGCACAATGGATTTCATTCGGTTTGAAGGAGAGGTCGAGAACAAAAGTTTGGTTAAATCTTTCCTGGCGTGCCTTGATGGCAAAACCATAAAGCTGAGCGGCTtctctgacattttaaaagtgcGTGCTGCAGAATACAAGATTGACTTTCCTACCAGACATGACTGGGACTCGTTTTTCCGTGATGCAAAAGATATGAACGAAACCTTGCCTGGGGAAAGGCCCGATACAATTCACTTGGAGGGATTGCCGTGTAAGTGGTTTGCAGCAAAGGAGACCGGCTCGGAAAAGCCAAGTGAAGAAGTCCTTATAAAAGTTTTCCAGAAATTTGGTGAAATCCGTAACGTGGACATACCCATGCTGGACCCTTACAGAGAAGAAATGACTGGCAGGAATTTCCACACGTTCAGCTTTGGAGGCCATTTAAACTTTGAAGCCTATGTTCAGTACCGAGAGTACGCAGGGTTCATCGAGGCCATGAATGCCCTGCGGGGGATGAAGCTGATGTACAAGGGCGATGATGGCAAGGCAGTGGCTTGCAATATAAAG GTTTCTTTTGACTCAACAAAACACCTCAGTGATGCATCAATTAAGAAGCGTCAACTTGAAAGGCAAAAGCTTCAAGAGcttgaaaagcaaagagaagaacaaaagcgtaaagagaaagaagctgaggaaaaacaaaaagaagaagaaag GAAGCAGAGAGAACTTGAAGAAtatgagagagagaggaaaagggaagagaagttgcgcaagagagaacaaaaacagAAAGATCGTGAAGTTCGACGGAACAAAAAGCAACTTGAAAAGCTTCAAGctgaagaacagagaaaacTTCAAGAGAAGATAAAGCTAGAAGAAAGGAAGCTCCTGTTAGCTCAGAGGAATCTTCAGTCCATTAGATTAATTGCAGAACTGCTAAGCAGAGCAAAG ACAGTAAAGCTTCTGGAGCAAGAACAGAATGAAGAAAAGATTTGTCTTCAGCAGCTAGAGGAGAAACGAAGGCTCCAAGAGGCTGAGCTTAAACgtgtggaagaggaaaaagagagagccCTGGGattgcagagaaaagaaaaggaactgaGGGAGAAACTACTGAACAATCTTCTGAGCAAGAAAATGGATGCAGCTAATCAAAACAAGGAAGAACCCGAAACATCTCAGACTGACGTGCTGAAAAGCCCTAGTGCTGTTCCCCACACTGTGTCATCCAGCTGCATCACGTCTACCTCAGGACAGGCTGTTGCAGGCAAACTGCCTCCTGGCTCTCAAACAGAAGTAGCGTCCCCTGAAAGTGTGAACACTCAGTGCAAGTACTTAAATGGTAGCATTAATGACAAAGTTCATGTCAAGGAAGGTCAGAATCTTCATGCTACAAACTCTGAGAGGTGTTCTGACAAAAGAGACTCGGGGGTACTTCCGTGTGTTCCTGCCAATAACCAGGACCAGAAGAGCCTCTCTGGCTATGACCAGAGCACTTGCAAGAAGGACAAGCACTGTGAGCAGGACAAACGTGGAGCAGAgacaaggagaaggaagagccGCTCATGTAGCAGCATAAACAGTGAGGAGAGTAAGGGCAGAcgggagagcagcaggcacaggagagaTGCGAGTTACCGGGATGAAAGGCATAGGAAGGACAGGAGGTCTCACAGACACTCCAGCAGGAGTTACAGCCCTCGCCGCAGCCGCAGCCCCCGGCGCAGGAGCGCGAGCCCCCGGCGTTCCCGCTACAGGAGGACGCGCAGCAGGGAGCGGAGGCgggacaggagagagaggagCCGCAGCCGCAGAAGTGTCAGCAGGAGACGGAGGCACCGCAGGTGATCACTGAGTGAGCAAAGGAGTGCTTGGAGTGGCTACTGCAGCCCTTGGCTCCTTTGA